From a single Montipora foliosa isolate CH-2021 unplaced genomic scaffold, ASM3666993v2 scaffold_411, whole genome shotgun sequence genomic region:
- the LOC137988206 gene encoding uncharacterized protein: protein MRRALSERPVKGTSASVCVVDETKKTLDVNKIEGFSKLHNIQFEEKGIRVWRSYGVGRGKEILFEELVSLSQENTGLVVSEECFDCRETRVYKFKDTTTESSVSSDSEINMFECSEPGCIKSFRTFSELESHLDIGDHCVREERQSETLYDKLRRDWVDMFTTSVNITKDATCTPGSQQSVSSSPPSDQAVRMGWALP from the coding sequence ATGAGAAGGGCGCTTTCAGAGAGACCAGTAAAAGGTACATCCGCAAGTGTTTGCGTAGTTGACGAGACCAAGAAGACCTTAGACGTAAACAAGATAGAAGGATTCAGCAAGCTACACAACATCCAGTTTGAAGAAAAGGGCATTCGTGTCTGGAGGTCTTACGGAGTGGGCCGCGGTAAGGAGATTCTTTTTGAAGAACTTGTTTCACTGAGCCAAGAGAACACTGGCCTCGTTGTAAGTGAAGAGTGCTTCGACTGTAGAGAAACACGTGTATATAAATTCAAAGACACCACTACCGAAAGCTCAGTTTCGTCCGATTCGGAAATAAATATGTTTGAATGCTCGGAGCCCGGATGTATTAAGAGTTTCCGTACCTTTTCAGAGCTCGAGTCACATTTGGACATCGGAGACCATTGTGTGAGAGAGGAGAGGCAGTCTGAAACTCTCTATGACAAGCTTCGTAGAGATTGGGTAGACATGTTCACTACGTCAGTGAACATAACTAAAGATGCGACATGTACACCTGGTTCACAGCAGAGTGTGAGCTCGTCGCCGCCATCAGACCAAGCTGTCAGAATGGGCTGGGCCTTACCCTAG